The following proteins are co-located in the Prinia subflava isolate CZ2003 ecotype Zambia chromosome 16, Cam_Psub_1.2, whole genome shotgun sequence genome:
- the LOC134559272 gene encoding protocadherin alpha-13-like: protein MGSRWCAALLRVLVLQAAWALAGGQVRYSVAEEAKAGTVVGRLSQDLGLEAGEAEARRLRLVAQGRRASVELSGASGALLVSSRLDREELCGKSAPCALRLEVLLERPLRVFHVELEVTDINDNAPIFPAARKNLSLSENSPPGFRFPLEGASDGDIGANAQLSYTLSPSEHFSLDLQKSNERNLVPELVLTKSLDRETIPVHRLVLTASDGGRPSLTGTMELVISVLDANDNPPQCNQSVYKVQLPENATEGTLIMRVNATDPDEGSNSEVTFTATSFIPPSGREVISVNPKTGEIHLTGALDFEEVSVFDFRIEARDHGTPPLSGHCSVELEVLDVNDNAPEVRVTSLSVPVAEDAAVGTVVAVLSVSDRDSGANGRVRCWVWPASPFGVEATFSGSYSLVLREALDRERVSEYEVEVRAEDGGAPALRASRGLRVPVSDVNDNAPAFAQAVYTVLARENNAAGAELARLWARDPDEAGNGRVSYSLWEGGAGALSSPSSWSGAAGGGWRPASSYVSVDAESGRVWALQPLDYEELQVLQFEVRAVDAGEPPLSGNATVQLFVLDENDNAPALLPPPAGSAAEAGGAAAEAAAAGWGSGTLWAWAAWGAPAGQVVAKIRAVDADSGYNAWLRYELREARPKGPFRVGLYSGEVSTARPLDEADGARHTLLIVVRDHGEPARSATATLSVSLLEAAEAAPAAGSSSSSSSSWRAAPGAETGPSGASAATNVWLVVAICAVSSLFLLAVVLYAAARWAPRAAVLSAPGPTTLVCASEVGSWSYSQRHSRSLCVADGAAKSDLMVFSPNFPPPPPGAAPKDPQPEPSALLHTVSADPLLAFSLSLPPLPSLPRPLCSSLFSLYGGSAPAACGQRNFG, encoded by the coding sequence atGGGCTCGCGTTGGTGCGCGGCGCTGCTgcgggtgctggtgctgcaggcggCCTGGGCGCTGGCGGGCGGGCAGGTGCGGTACTCGGTGGCGGAGGAAGCCAAGGCCGGCACGGTGGTGGGCCGTCTTTCGCAGGACCTGGGGCTGGAGGCGGGCGAGGCGGAGGCGCGGCGGCTGCGGCTGGTGGCGCAGGGCCGGCGGGCGAGCGTGGAGCTGAGCGGGGCGAGCGGCGCGCTGCTGGTGAGCTCGCGGCTCGACCGGGAGGAGCTGTGCGGCAAGAGCGCGCCGTGCGCGCTGCgcctggaggtgctgctggagcgGCCGCTGCGCGTCTTCCATGTGGAGCTGGAGGTCACCGACATCAACGACAATGCCCCCATCTTCCCCGCCGCACGAAAAAACCTCAGTTTATCGGAGAACTCCCCTCCCGGATTTCGTTTCCCGCTGGAGGGAGCATCGGATGGGGATATCGGAGCGAATGCGCAGCTCTCCTACACACTCAGCCCCAGCGAGCATTTCTCTTTGGATTTACAAAAATCGAATGAGCGAAATCTTGTACCCGAACTTGTTTTAACGAAATCTCTGGACCGCGAGACGATTCCTGTTCACCGGCTGGTGCTTACGGCGAGTGACGGGGGCCGGCCGTCCCTGACGGGCACCATGGAGCTGGTGATCTCTGTTTTGGATGCTAATGATAATCCGCCCCAATGCAACCAGTCCGTGTATAAAGTGCAGCTGCCAGAGAACGCTACAGAGGGGACGCTCATAATGCGTGTCAATGCCACGGATCCGGACGAAGGAAGTAATAGCGAAGTGACATTTACCGCGACCAGCTTTATTCCCCCGAGTGGACGAGAAGTGATTTCTGTCAATCCCAAGACAGGGGAGATTCACCTCACTGGAGCCCTGGACTTCGAGGAAGTGAGTGTATTTGATTTTCGTATTGAGGCCAGAGACCATGGGACACCTCCATTGTCGGGTCATTGCAGCGTGGAGCTGGAGGTTCTGGACGTGAACGACAACGCGCCCGAGGTGCGGGTGACGTCGCTGTCGGTGCCGGTGGCGGAGGACGCGGCGGTGGGGACAGTGGTGGCGGTGCTGAGCGTGTCGGACCGGGACTCGGGGGCGAACGGGCGCGTGCGGTGCTGGGTGTGGCCGGCGTCGCCGTTCGGTGTGGAGGCGACGTTCTCGGGCTCGTACTCGCTGGTGCTGCGCGAGGCGCTGGACCGGGAGCGGGTGTCGGAGTACGAGGTGGAGGTGCGTGCGGAGGACGGCGGGGCGCCGGCGCTGCGCGCCAGCCGCGGGCTGCGGGTGCCCGTGTCGGACGTGAACGACAACGCGCCGGCGTTCGCGCAGGCCGTGTACACGGTGCTGGCGCGGGAGAACAACGCGGCGGGCGCCGAGCTGGCGCGGCTGTGGGCGCGGGACCCGGACGAGGCGGGCAACGGGCGCGTCAGCTACTCGCTGTGGGAGGGCGGCGCGGGCGCGCTGTCGTCGCCGTCGTCGTGgtcgggggcggcgggcggcgggtgGCGGCCGGCGTCGAGCTACGTGTCGGTGGACGCGGAGAGCGGGCGCGTGTGGGCGCTGCAGCCCTTGGACTacgaggagctgcaggtgctgcagttcGAGGTGCGCGCGGTGGACGCGGGCGAGCCGCCGCTGAGCGGCAACGCCACGGTGCAGCTGTTCGTGCTGGACGAGAACGACAACGCGccggcgctgctgccgccgcccgcgggcTCGGCGGCCgaggcgggcggcgcggcggccgaggcggcggcggcgggctgggGCTCGGGCACGCTGTGGGCGTGGGCGGCGTGGGGGGCGCCGGCGGGCCAGGTGGTGGCCAAGATCCGCGCCGTGGACGCCGACTCGGGCTACAACGCGTGGCTGCGCTACGAGCTGCGGGAGGCGCGGCCCAAGGGCCCGTTCCGCGTGGGGCTCTACAGCGGCGAGGTGAGCACGGCGCGGCCGCTGGACGAGGCGGACGGCGCTCGCCACACGCTGCTCATCGTGGTGCGCGACCACGGCGAGCCGGCGCGCTCGGCCACGGCCACGCTCAGCGTGTCGCTGCTGGAGGCGGCCGAGGCGGCGCCGGCCGCGGGATCGTCGTCGTCGTCGTCGTCGTCGTggcgggcggcgccgggcgcCGAGACGGGGCCCAGCGGAGCGAGTGCGGCCACCAACGTGTGGCTGGTGGTGGCCATCTGCGCCGTGTCGAGCCTGTTCCTGCTGGCCGTGGTGCTGTACGCGGCGGCGCGCTGGGCGCCGCGGGCGGCCGTGCTGTCGGCGCCCGGGCCCACCACGCTGGTGTGCGCCAGCGAAGTGGGCAGCTGGTCGTACTCGCAGCGCCACAGCCGCAGCCTGTGCGTGGCGGACGGCGCGGCCAAGAGCGACCTCATGGTTTTCAGCCCCAACTtccctccgccgccgcccggcgccGCGCCCAAGGACCCGCAGCCGGAGCCCTCCGCTCTCCTCCACACGGTCAGTGCCGATCCCTTGCTcgccttttctctttctctcccccctCTGCCGAGTCTCCCCCGCCCCCTTTGTAGTTCCCTTTTCAGTTTGTACGGTGGCTCCGCCCCCGCGGCCTGCGGGCAGCGTAATTTTGGCTGA
- the LOC134559057 gene encoding protocadherin alpha-8-like has product MGSRWCAALLRVLVLQAAWALAGGQVRYSVAEEAKAGTVVGRLSQDLGLEAGEAEARRLRLVAQGRRASVELSGASGALLVSSRLDREELCGKSAPCALRLEVLLERPLRVFHVELEVTDINDNAPIFPAARKNLSIAEFTTLPGSRFPLEGASDADIGANAQLSYTLSPSEHFALDLQKSNERNLVPELVLTKSLDRETIPIHRLVLTASDGGRPSLTGTMELVISVLDVNDNPPQCNQSVYKVQLPENATEGTLIMRVNAMDPDEGSNSEVTFTATSFIPPSGRDVISVNPKTGEIHLTAALDFEEVSVFDFRIEARDHGTPPLSGHCSVELEVLDVNDNAPEVRVTSLSVPVAEDAAVGTVVAVLSVSDRDSGANGRVRCWVWPASPFGVEATFSGSYSLVLREALDRERVSEYEVEVRAEDGGAPALRASRGLRVPVSDVNDNAPAFAQAVYTVLARENNAAGAELARLWARDPDEAGNGRVSYSLWEGGAGALSSPSSWSGAAGGGWRPASSYVSVDAESGRVWALQPLDYEELQVLQFEVRAVDAGEPPLSGNATVQLFVLDENDNAPALLPPPAASAAEAGGAAAEATAAGWGSGTLWAWAAWGAPAGQVVAKIRAVDADSGYNAWLRYELREARPKGPFRVGLYSGEVSTARPLDEADGARHTLLIVVRDHGEPARSATATLSVSLLEAAEAALAAAAGSSSSSSPWRAAPGAETGPSGASAATNVWLVVAICAVSSLFLLAVVLYAAARWAPRAAVLSAPGPTTLVCASEVGSWSYSQRHSRSLCVADGAAKSDLMVFSPNFPPPPPGAAPKDPQPEPSALPHTVSANPLLAFSLSLPPLPSLPRPLCSSCLYGGSAPAA; this is encoded by the coding sequence ATGGGCTCGCGTTGGTGTGCGGCGCTGCTgcgggtgctggtgctgcaggcggCCTGGGCGCTGGCGGGCGGGCAGGTGCGGTACTCGGTGGCGGAGGAAGCCAAGGCCGGCACGGTGGTGGGCCGTCTTTCGCAGGACCTGGGGCTGGAGGCGGGCGAGGCGGAGGCGCGGCGGCTGCGGCTGGTGGCGCAGGGCCGGCGGGCGAGCGTGGAGCTGAGCGGGGCGAGCGGCGCGCTGCTGGTGAGCTCGCGGCTCGACCGGGAGGAGCTGTGCGGCAAGAGCGCGCCGTGCGCGCTGCgcctggaggtgctgctggagcgGCCGCTGCGCGTCTTCCATGTGGAGCTGGAGGTCACCGACATCAACGACAATGCCCCCATCTTCCCCGCCGCACGAAAAAACCTCAGCATCGCGGAATTCACCACCCTGCCGGGGTCTCGTTTCCCGCTGGAGGGCGCATCGGACGCGGATATCGGAGCGAACGCGCAGCTCTCCTACACACTCAGCCCCAGCGAGCATTTCGCTCTGGATTTACAAAAATCGAATGAGCGAAATCTTGTACCCGAACTTGTTTTAACGAAATCTCTGGACCGCGAGACGATTCCCATTCACCGGCTGGTGCTGACGGCGAGTGACGGGGGCCGGCCGTCCCTGACGGGCACCATGGAACTGGTGATCTCTGTTTTGGATGTTAATGATAATCCGCCCCAATGCAACCAGTCCGTGTATAAAGTGCAGCTGCCGGAGAACGCTACAGAGGGGACGCTCATAATGCGTGTCAATGCCATGGATCCGGACGAAGGAAGTAATAGCGAAGTGACATTTACCGCGACCAGCTTTATTCCCCCGAGTGGACGAGATGTGATTTCTGTCAATCCCAAGACAGGGGAGATTCacctcacagcagccctggacTTCGAAGAAGTCAGTGTATTTGATTTTCGTATTGAGGCCAGAGACCATGGGACACCTCCATTGTCGGGTCACTGCAGCgtggagctggaggtgctggacGTGAACGACAACGCGCCCGAGGTGCGGGTGACGTCGCTGTCGGTGCCGGTGGCGGAGGACGCGGCGGTGGGGACGGTGGTGGCGGTGCTGAGCGTGTCGGACCGGGACTCGGGGGCGAACGGGCGCGTGCGGTGCTGGGTGTGGCCGGCGTCGCCGTTCGGTGTGGAGGCGACGTTCTCGGGCTCGTACTCGCTGGTGCTGCGCGAGGCGCTGGACCGGGAGCGGGTGTCGGAGTACGAGGTGGAGGTGCGTGCGGAGGACGGCGGGGCGCCGGCGCTGCGCGCCAGCCGCGGGCTGCGGGTGCCCGTGTCGGACGTGAACGACAACGCGCCGGCGTTCGCGCAGGCCGTGTACACGGTGCTGGCGCGGGAGAACAACGCGGCGGGCGCCGAGCTGGCGCGACTGTGGGCGCGGGACCCGGACGAGGCGGGCAACGGGCGCGTCAGCTACTCGCTGTGGGAGGGCGGCGCGGGCGCGCTGTCGTCGCCGTCGTCGTGgtcgggggcggcgggcggcgggtgGCGGCCGGCGTCGAGCTACGTGTCGGTGGACGCGGAGAGCGGGCGCGTGTGGGCGCTGCAGCCCTTGGACTacgaggagctgcaggtgctgcagttcGAGGTGCGCGCGGTGGACGCGGGCGAGCCGCCGCTGAGCGGCAACGCCACGGTGCAGCTGTTCGTGCTGGACGAGAACGACAACGCGccggcgctgctgccgccgcccgcggcCTCGGCGGCCgaggcgggcggcgcggcggccgAGGCGACGGCGGCGGGCTGGGGCTCGGGCACGCTGTGGGCGTGGGCGGCGTGGGGGGCGCCGGCGGGCCAGGTGGTGGCCAAGATCCGCGCCGTGGACGCCGACTCGGGCTACAACGCGTGGCTGCGCTACGAGCTGCGGGAGGCGCGGCCCAAGGGCCCGTTCCGCGTGGGGCTCTACAGCGGCGAGGTGAGCACGGCGCGGCCGCTGGACGAGGCGGACGGCGCTCGCCACACGCTGCTCATCGTGGTGCGCGACCACGGCGAGCCGGCGCGCTCGGCCACGGCCACGCTCAGCGTGTCGCTGCTGGAGGCGGCCGAGGCGGCGCTGGCCGCGGCCGCGGGATCGTCGTCGTCGTCGTCGCCGTggcgggcggcgccgggcgcCGAGACGGGGCCCAGCGGAGCGAGTGCGGCCACCAACGTGTGGCTGGTGGTGGCCATCTGCGCCGTGTCGAGCCTGTTCCTGCTGGCCGTGGTGCTGTACGCGGCGGCGCGCTGGGCGCCGCGGGCGGCCGTGCTGTCGGCGCCCGGGCCCACCACGCTGGTGTGCGCCAGCGAAGTGGGCAGCTGGTCGTACTCGCAGCGCCACAGCCGCAGCCTGTGCGTGGCGGACGGCGCGGCCAAGAGCGACCTCATGGTTTTCAGCCCCAACTtccctccgccgccgcccggcgccGCGCCCAAGGACCCGCAGCCGGAGCCCTCCGCTCTCCCCCACACGGTCAGTGCCAATCCCTTGCTcgccttttctctttctctcccccctCTGCCGAGTCTCCCCCGCCCCCTTTGCAGTTCCTGCTTGTACGGTGGCTCCGCCCCCGCGGCCTGA
- the LOC134559087 gene encoding protocadherin alpha-13-like — translation MGSRWCAALLRVLVLQAAWALAGGQVRYSVAEEAKAGTVVGRLSQDLGLEAGEAEARRLRLVAQGRRASVELSGASGALLVSSRLDREELCGKSAPCALRLEVLLERPLRVFHVELEVTDINDNAPIFPAARKNLSLSENSPPGSRFPLEGASDADIGANAQLSYTLSPSEHFRIEEENSNSRSKSLFLVLTKPLDRETIPVHRLVLTASDGGRPSLTGTMELEISVLDVNDNAPQFNQSVYNVVLPENATEGTLVVRVNATDLDLGIYGEVVYEMDTVIPPSALDVFSIDANSGEIRLKGTLDFEAITLYDLHVKAKDKGTPPLSGHCKVVVEVLDVNDNAPEVRVTSLSVPVAEDAAVGTVVAVLSVSDRDSGANGRVRCWVWPASPFGVEATFSGSYSLVLREALDRERVSEYEVEVRAEDGGAPALRASRGLRVPVSDVNDNAPAFAQAVYTVLARENNAAGAELARLWARDPDEAGNGRVSYSLWEGGAGALSPSSWSGAAGGGWRPASSYVSVDAESGRVWALQPLDYEELQVLQFEVRAVDAGEPPLSGNATVQLFVLDENDNAPALLPPPAGSAAEAGGAAAEAAAAGWGSGTLWAWAAWGAPAGQVVAKIRAVDADSGYNAWLRYELREARPKGPFRVGLYSGEVSTARPLDEADGARHTLLIVVRDHGEPARSATATLSVSLLEAAEAALAAAAGSSSSSSSSWRAAPGAETGPSGASAATNVWLVVAICAVSSLFLLAVVLYAAARWAPRAAVLSAPGPTTLVCASEVGSWSYSQRHSRSLCVADGAAKSDLMVFSPNFPPPPPGAAPKDPQPEPSALLHTVSAEPSLAFSLSLPTLPSLPRPLCSSCSYRGSAPAA, via the coding sequence atGGGCTCGCGTTGGTGCGCGGCGCTGCTgcgggtgctggtgctgcaggcggCCTGGGCGCTGGCGGGCGGGCAGGTGCGGTACTCGGTGGCGGAGGAAGCCAAGGCCGGCACGGTGGTGGGCCGTCTTTCGCAGGACCTGGGGCTGGAGGCGGGCGAGGCGGAGGCGCGGCGGCTGCGGCTGGTGGCGCAGGGCCGGCGGGCGAGCGTGGAGCTGAGCGGGGCGAGCGGCGCGCTGCTGGTGAGCTCGCGGCTCGACCGGGAGGAGCTGTGCGGCAAGAGCGCGCCGTGCGCGCTGCgcctggaggtgctgctggagcgGCCGCTGCGCGTCTTCCATGTGGAGCTGGAGGTCACCGACATCAACGACAATGCCCCCATCTTCCCCGCCGCACGAAAAAACCTCAGTTTATCGGAAAACTCCCCGCCCGGATCTCGTTTCCCGCTGGAGGGCGCGTCGGATGCGGATATCGGAGCGAACGCGCAGCTCTCCTACACACTCAGCCCTAGTGAGCATTTCAGAATagaggaagaaaacagtaaCTCTCGCAGTAAGTCCCTGTTTTTGGTACTCACGAAACCTCTGGACCGCGAGACGATTCCCGTTCACCGGTTGGTGCTGACGGCGAGTGACGGGGGCCGGCCCTCTCTGACAGGGACAATGGAGCTGGAGATCTCCGTGCTGGATGTGAACGACAATGCGCCCCAATTCAACCAGTCCGTGTACAATGTAGTTTTGCCAGAAAACGCTACAGAGGGGACACTCGTGGTGCGAGTGAACGCCACAGACCTGGACTTGGGAATATATGGAGAAGTGGTTTACGAAATGGATACCGTTATTCCGCCCTCTGCCTTAGATGTTTTCAGCATTGATGCGAACTCTGGGGAGATCAGACTGAAGGGTACACTGGACTTTGAGGCAATTACTTTGTACGACCTACACGTGAAAGCTAAAGACAAAGGGACGCCCCCGCTGTCGGGTCACTGCAAAGTGGTGGTGGAAGTGCTGGACGTGAACGACAACGCGCCCGAGGTGCGGGTGACGTCGCTGTCGGTGCCGGTGGCGGAGGACGCGGCGGTGGGGACAGTGGTGGCGGTGCTGAGCGTGTCGGACCGGGACTCGGGGGCGAACGGGCGCGTGCGGTGCTGGGTGTGGCCGGCGTCGCCGTTCGGTGTGGAGGCGACGTTCTCGGGCTCGTACTCGCTGGTGCTGCGCGAGGCGCTGGACCGGGAGCGGGTGTCGGAGTACGAGGTGGAGGTGCGTGCGGAGGACGGCGGGGCGCCGGCGCTGCGCGCCAGCCGCGGGCTGCGGGTGCCCGTGTCGGACGTGAACGACAACGCGCCGGCGTTCGCGCAGGCCGTGTACACGGTGCTGGCGCGGGAGAACAACGCGGCGGGCGCCGAGCTGGCGCGGCTGTGGGCGCGGGACCCGGACGAGGCGGGCAACGGGCGCGTCAGCTACTCGCTGTGGGAGGGCGGCGCGGGCGCGCTGTCGCCGTCGTCGTGgtcgggggcggcgggcggcgggtgGCGGCCGGCGTCGAGCTACGTGTCGGTGGACGCGGAGAGCGGGCGCGTGTGGGCGCTGCAGCCCTTGGACTacgaggagctgcaggtgctgcagttcGAGGTGCGCGCGGTGGACGCGGGCGAGCCGCCGCTGAGCGGCAACGCCACGGTGCAGCTGTTCGTGCTGGACGAGAACGACAACGCGccggcgctgctgccgccgcccgcgggcTCGGCGGCCGAGGCGGGCGGCGCAGcggccgaggcggcggcggcgggctgggGCTCGGGCACGCTGTGGGCGTGGGCGGCGTGGGGGGCGCCGGCGGGCCAGGTGGTGGCCAAGATCCGCGCCGTGGACGCCGACTCGGGCTACAACGCGTGGCTGCGCTACGAGCTGCGGGAGGCGCGGCCCAAGGGCCCGTTCCGCGTGGGGCTCTACAGCGGCGAGGTGAGCACGGCGCGGCCGCTGGACGAGGCGGACGGCGCTCGCCACACGCTGCTCATCGTGGTGCGCGACCACGGCGAGCCGGCGCGCTCGGCCACGGCCACGCTCAGCGTGTCGCTGCTGGAGGCGGCCGAGGCGGCGCTGGCCGCGGCCGCGGGATCGTCGTCGTCGTCGTCGTCGTCGTggcgggcggcgccgggcgcCGAGACGGGGCCCAGCGGAGCGAGTGCGGCCACCAACGTGTGGCTGGTGGTGGCCATCTGCGCCGTGTCGAGCCTGTTCCTGCTGGCCGTGGTGCTGTACGCGGCGGCGCGCTGGGCGCCGCGGGCGGCCGTGCTGTCGGCGCCCGGGCCCACCACGCTGGTGTGCGCCAGCGAAGTGGGCAGCTGGTCGTACTCGCAGCGCCACAGCCGCAGCCTGTGCGTGGCGGACGGCGCGGCCAAGAGCGACCTCATGGTTTTCAGCCCCAACTtccctccgccgccgcccggcgccGCGCCCAAGGACCCGCAGCCGGAGCCCTCCGCTCTCCTCCACACGGTCAGTGCCGAACCCTCCcttgccttttctctttctctccccactCTGCCGAGTCTCCCCCGCCCCCTTTGCAGTTCCTGCTCTTACCGTGGCTCCGCCCCCGCGGCCTGA